In a single window of the Plodia interpunctella isolate USDA-ARS_2022_Savannah chromosome 26, ilPloInte3.2, whole genome shotgun sequence genome:
- the LOC128681110 gene encoding uncharacterized protein LOC128681110, producing MVGAARGQDDDDYDEDYYETTENDDIIKTRATTMTKDGESTVSQASLPMTAFQYFDGSIAPYNGEDKAYSSTKWAQDIEDNAAVFGWNAQQKLIMARRSLCGTAALWLKSEKVFRSYEELKAALLKEFPDVTNSKEMHEIMAARKKNKDETFLQYMLIMKEYGKRAKFPDYVAIQYIIDGIQDTQANKIILYGVTTYGVLKEKLAIYEKMKADCRAEVAVKKGASTTSTFRRCYNCGQRNHVSSQCPNGPKCFKCNQFGHIGPRCTSATTTAASGSVGGSSSMTSHRNMATTSAAVKQPVSGQAQVRTNRNAAPVASVKQRAAMFGTTETPLANQHECCGSHDRECVDEMSKSNLDFAGVMMNVNKDSKQVANKNYDGKPIKRVLINESYSSDALIDSGSDVNLISIPQILGARPFDRRA from the coding sequence ATGGTGGGTGCGGCGCGCGGTCAAGACGACGACGACTACGACGAAGATTACTACGAAACGACGGAAAACGACGATATTATAAAGACGAGAGCGACGACGATGACAAAAGACGGCGAATCCACGGTCTCCCAGGCCTCCTTACCTATGACTGCTTTCCAATATTTCGATGGGAGTATTGCTCCTTATAACGGCGAAGACAAGGCGTACTCGTCCACCAAATGGGCGCAGGACATTGAAGACAATGCAGCAGTGTTTGGTTGGAATGCCCAACAAAAGTTGATTATGGCCCGTAGGTCACTGTGCGGGACAGCGGCGCTATGGttaaaatcagaaaaagtaTTTAGATCCTACGAAGAGTTGAAAGCAGCCCTATTAAAAGAGTTTCCCGACGTTACTAACTCCAAAGAAATGCACGAAATTATGGCTGcgaggaaaaaaaataaagacgaGACGTTTTTGCAGTATATGCTCATTATGAAAGAATACGGAAAGCGCGCTAAATTCCCGGATTATGTAGCTATACAGTACATCATAGACGGAATTCAAGACACTCAagcgaataaaattattttatatggcGTGACTACATATGGCGTCCTCAAGGAGAAATTAGCAATATATGAGAAGATGAAGGCTGATTGCCGTGCTGAAGTCGCTGTAAAGAAAGGAGCATCAACAACGTCGACCTTTCGCCGATGCTACAATTGCGGTCAACGAAATCATGTGTCGTCTCAGTGCCCAAATGGACCTAAGTGTTTTAAGTGTAATCAGTTCGGCCATATTGGTCCCCGTTGTACTTCCGCAACGACAACGGCAGCGTCGGGATCGGTGGGCGGAAGTAGCAGTATGACGTCGCACCGGAACATGGCTACAACATCGGCGGCAGTGAAACAACCCGTATCCGGTCAGGCGCAGGTTCGCACCAACCGGAATGCAGCTCCAGTTGCGTCGGTAAAACAACGCGCGGCCATGTTCGGAACGACGGAAACGCCATTAGCCAATCAGCACGAGTGTTGCGGCAGCCATGACAGGGAATGTGTCGAtgaaatgtcaaaatcaaacTTGGACTTTGCGGGTGTCATGATGAATGTAAACAAAGATTCTAAACAAGTTGCGAACAAGAATTACGACGGAAAACCTATAAAACGTGTGTTAATTAACGAGAGTTACAGCTCCGACGCTCTCATAGACTCTGGTAGTGATGTGAACCTCATCTCCATCCCACAAATTTTGGGGGCTCGTCCGTTCGACAGAAGGGCCTAA